A window of the Streptomyces luomodiensis genome harbors these coding sequences:
- a CDS encoding S8 family serine peptidase, which yields MSRHPFAGRAGAVIAVMTLALATPAAASDSGSGSLHDSEWALTTLNAERAWKFNKGAGVTVAVIGTGVDATHPDLRGRVVRGKDFAGGTGGFGTRDTGHAAEQSTHAAGIIAGTGRNYRGDGVYGLAPEAKVMPLGVYRDGKPVADATAQAIRHAVGHGVRIIDLTVSFKRPTPALRSAVKYAVAKNAVVVAGAGDTGKDGNRPTYPAALPGVVAVVATDRKGAVWSSSHHGGKTLLAAPGVAILTTSGDNDYWTGDGTGFAAPWVAAGAALLRAEHPRWNANQIVQKLIDTAHRKGSAGHDPRYGYGVIAPAKALADRAAPAAAAEPAAPRRHPHATPAASAAEPKDDESALVAIGIVAGVLVVLAVLAVVLISRRRPPPDNSRNG from the coding sequence ATGTCACGCCATCCATTCGCCGGCCGGGCCGGAGCAGTCATCGCGGTGATGACGCTCGCACTGGCCACGCCGGCCGCGGCAAGTGATTCCGGTTCCGGTTCGCTGCACGATTCCGAATGGGCGCTGACCACGCTCAATGCGGAACGTGCCTGGAAATTCAACAAAGGCGCCGGGGTGACCGTCGCGGTCATCGGCACCGGGGTCGACGCGACCCATCCGGATCTGCGCGGCCGCGTGGTCCGCGGAAAGGATTTCGCGGGCGGCACCGGCGGTTTCGGCACCCGGGACACCGGCCATGCGGCCGAGCAGTCCACCCACGCCGCCGGAATCATCGCCGGCACCGGCCGCAACTACCGCGGCGACGGGGTGTACGGGCTGGCGCCCGAGGCCAAGGTGATGCCGCTCGGCGTCTACCGCGACGGAAAGCCCGTGGCCGACGCCACCGCGCAGGCCATCCGGCACGCGGTCGGCCATGGCGTGCGCATCATCGATCTGACCGTCTCCTTCAAGCGTCCCACCCCCGCGCTGCGATCCGCGGTCAAGTACGCCGTCGCCAAGAACGCCGTGGTGGTGGCCGGTGCGGGCGACACCGGCAAGGACGGCAACCGGCCCACCTACCCGGCCGCCCTCCCCGGTGTGGTCGCCGTGGTGGCCACCGACCGTAAGGGCGCCGTGTGGAGCTCCTCCCACCACGGCGGGAAGACCCTCCTGGCCGCCCCCGGCGTCGCCATCCTCACCACCTCCGGCGACAACGACTACTGGACCGGTGACGGCACCGGCTTCGCCGCCCCCTGGGTCGCGGCCGGGGCCGCGCTGCTGCGCGCGGAGCACCCCCGCTGGAACGCCAACCAGATCGTCCAGAAGCTGATCGACACCGCCCATCGCAAGGGCTCCGCCGGCCATGATCCCCGCTACGGCTACGGGGTGATCGCCCCGGCCAAGGCGCTGGCGGACCGGGCCGCGCCGGCCGCCGCCGCCGAGCCCGCCGCCCCCCGCCGCCATCCGCACGCCACCCCGGCCGCCTCCGCCGCCGAACCGAAGGACGATGAATCGGCCCTGGTCGCGATAGGGATAGTGGCCGGGGTCCTGGTGGTGCTCGCGGTTCTGGCGGTGGTGCTCATCAGCCGGCGCAGGCCCCCGCCCGACAACTCCCGCAACGGCTGA
- a CDS encoding glycosyltransferase gives MIVAIVYLVLIVVSILLTVQSAHVLYLMLYTWDRADAERKARAPEEFLPPQLSFSVLLPARHEEDVIQSTIERVVRADYPAELLEVFVICSQDDTGTVKKAEEKIDELHREGLHNVRVVVFDDKPINKPHGLNTALPHTANEVVTIFDAEDDIHPKIFSLVNTVMVQEDVRVVQAGVQLMNYQSNWYSTLNVLEYFFWFKSRLHYHAHFGSIPLGGNTVFFARQLLLRLGGWDDRNLTEDADMGLRISAMGERVRVVYDDRYVTKEETPPTLGHFIRQRTRWSQGFMQTLKKGTWKKMPTRKQRWLAFYVLAFPRGQALLGLYLPLSLGMILILKVPVMIALCSYLPVLLLAAHFLVQAVGLYEFTGAHGLEASPKAVLRMAIAWFPFQMVLAYAALRAMRREMLGRHDWEKTQHVGAHRATTEEAESRVG, from the coding sequence ATGATTGTCGCCATCGTCTACCTGGTGCTGATCGTGGTCTCGATCCTGCTCACCGTGCAGTCGGCCCATGTCCTCTATCTCATGCTCTACACCTGGGACCGGGCGGACGCCGAACGGAAGGCCAGGGCGCCGGAGGAGTTTCTGCCGCCCCAGCTCTCCTTCAGTGTCCTGCTGCCCGCCCGGCATGAGGAAGACGTCATCCAGAGCACCATCGAACGCGTGGTGCGGGCCGACTATCCGGCCGAACTGCTGGAGGTCTTCGTGATCTGCTCCCAGGACGACACCGGCACGGTGAAGAAGGCGGAGGAGAAGATCGACGAATTGCACCGCGAAGGTCTGCACAATGTGCGGGTCGTGGTGTTCGACGACAAGCCGATCAACAAGCCGCACGGCCTCAACACGGCCCTCCCGCACACCGCCAACGAGGTGGTGACCATCTTCGACGCGGAAGACGACATCCACCCGAAGATCTTCAGTCTGGTGAACACCGTGATGGTCCAGGAGGACGTCAGGGTGGTCCAGGCCGGTGTGCAGCTGATGAACTACCAGTCCAACTGGTACTCCACGCTCAACGTCCTCGAGTACTTCTTCTGGTTCAAGAGCCGGCTGCACTACCACGCCCACTTCGGCTCGATCCCGCTCGGCGGCAACACCGTCTTCTTCGCCCGCCAACTGCTGCTGCGGCTCGGCGGCTGGGACGACCGCAACCTCACCGAGGACGCCGACATGGGCCTGCGGATATCCGCCATGGGCGAGCGGGTGCGCGTCGTCTACGACGACCGGTACGTGACCAAGGAGGAGACCCCGCCGACCCTCGGCCACTTCATCCGGCAGCGCACCCGCTGGAGCCAGGGCTTCATGCAGACCCTGAAGAAGGGCACCTGGAAGAAGATGCCGACGCGCAAACAGCGCTGGCTCGCCTTCTACGTCCTGGCGTTCCCGCGCGGACAGGCGCTGCTCGGCCTCTATCTGCCGCTCTCACTGGGCATGATCCTGATCCTCAAAGTGCCGGTGATGATCGCGCTCTGCTCCTATCTGCCCGTACTGCTGCTGGCCGCGCACTTTCTGGTCCAGGCAGTGGGCCTGTACGAGTTCACCGGCGCCCACGGTCTCGAAGCCTCGCCGAAGGCCGTCCTCCGGATGGCCATCGCCTGGTTCCCCTTCCAGATGGTCCTCGCGTACGCCGCGCTGCGCGCCATGCGGCGCGAGATGCTCGGCCGCCACGACTGGGAGAAGACACAGCACGTAGGCGCCCACCGGGCCACCACGGAGGAGGCGGAGTCGCGTGTCGGATAA
- a CDS encoding glycosyltransferase family 39 protein, with product MSDNTTPSRPTPVAATDKRAAKRATEEKRPAGDKRPPEGKRPAGDKRPAGPNRAAEDKKPARPPRRRRPRFSVERGWFPPLGSKGKVALVVSLLTGLLTHGYHLFRYPLYLTDEGIYMQRAWSVVRETSLSPYTYDYDHAPLGWITLAGWAFPLPKQFETFGNAINTGRFLMLLVHVASVYLLFEITRRLSGSVLAATVASFLFNVSPIAVYFQRQVLLDNLMIFWLLLSLFALLRREVTIRSVFGGGFALGIALITKENAIFFVPTFMYLLYRRVKGSASHRFTSSLWPFAALAPIGGYVTYALLKNELLPSGFDFDLNNPPADHVSLLYTLWWQLNRNQGTLFSETGLLQTSWLVRDKYLLIVGVCAMLISLWLGVRDRKRNLGFLIAGTLAFGYAFYLVRGSVVLDFYVTPLIPMLAINVGMVTDRLLTGSSGNRFLRGAHSMTRVALPSFVAILLLASPASGYLVHTNTEGRTQIADQYQSRINLTGMQHAQIAWVRKHVPPNSRIIMDDDLWGELHDVRPFYPYAHSHWNASSDPDVRDKLFKKKWQNVDYIIMSNKMRKSMATNNADGRENWILQALRNSDRVWSETQGNIKLEIYRVQ from the coding sequence GTGTCGGATAACACCACGCCCTCGCGGCCGACGCCCGTCGCCGCGACGGACAAGCGCGCCGCCAAGCGCGCCACGGAGGAGAAGCGGCCCGCGGGGGACAAGCGGCCCCCGGAGGGCAAGCGCCCCGCGGGGGACAAGCGGCCCGCAGGACCCAACAGGGCCGCAGAGGACAAGAAGCCCGCGCGGCCGCCGCGGCGGCGCCGCCCGAGGTTCTCGGTGGAGCGCGGCTGGTTCCCCCCGCTGGGGTCCAAGGGGAAGGTCGCCCTGGTCGTCTCCCTGCTGACCGGGCTGCTCACCCACGGCTACCACCTGTTCCGCTATCCGCTCTACCTCACCGACGAGGGCATCTACATGCAGCGGGCGTGGTCGGTGGTGCGGGAGACCAGCCTGTCGCCGTACACCTACGACTACGACCACGCCCCGCTGGGCTGGATCACGCTGGCCGGGTGGGCCTTCCCGCTGCCGAAGCAGTTCGAGACCTTCGGAAACGCGATCAACACCGGACGGTTTCTGATGCTGCTGGTGCATGTCGCGAGCGTCTATCTGCTGTTCGAGATCACCCGGCGGCTGTCCGGCAGTGTGCTGGCCGCCACCGTGGCCTCGTTCCTCTTCAACGTCTCGCCGATCGCGGTCTACTTCCAGCGCCAGGTTCTGCTGGACAACCTGATGATCTTCTGGCTGCTGCTGAGCCTGTTCGCGCTGCTGCGCCGGGAAGTCACCATCAGATCGGTGTTCGGCGGCGGGTTCGCGCTGGGCATCGCGCTGATCACCAAGGAGAACGCGATCTTCTTCGTGCCGACCTTCATGTATCTGCTCTACCGGAGGGTCAAAGGGTCGGCCAGCCACCGGTTCACCAGCTCCCTGTGGCCGTTCGCCGCGCTCGCCCCGATCGGCGGCTATGTGACCTACGCACTGCTCAAGAACGAGCTGCTGCCGAGTGGGTTCGACTTCGACCTGAACAATCCGCCCGCGGACCACGTCTCGCTGCTCTACACCCTGTGGTGGCAGCTCAACCGCAACCAGGGCACGCTCTTCAGCGAAACCGGGCTGTTGCAGACCAGCTGGCTGGTCCGGGACAAGTACCTGCTGATCGTCGGGGTGTGCGCGATGCTGATCAGCCTGTGGCTCGGCGTCCGGGACCGTAAGCGCAACCTGGGCTTTCTCATCGCCGGGACGCTGGCCTTCGGATACGCCTTCTACCTGGTGCGCGGCAGCGTGGTGCTGGACTTCTACGTCACCCCGCTGATCCCGATGCTGGCGATCAACGTCGGCATGGTCACGGACCGGCTGCTCACGGGTTCGTCCGGAAATCGGTTCCTCCGCGGCGCTCATTCCATGACGCGGGTCGCCCTGCCGTCGTTCGTCGCGATTCTGCTCCTCGCGTCACCGGCCTCCGGATATCTCGTCCACACCAATACCGAGGGCCGTACGCAGATCGCCGACCAGTACCAGTCCAGGATCAATCTCACCGGAATGCAGCATGCCCAGATCGCCTGGGTGCGCAAGCATGTCCCGCCCAATTCGCGCATCATCATGGACGACGACCTGTGGGGGGAACTCCACGATGTGCGGCCGTTCTATCCGTACGCGCATTCCCACTGGAACGCCTCGTCCGACCCGGATGTCCGCGACAAACTGTTCAAGAAGAAATGGCAGAACGTCGACTACATCATCATGTCGAACAAGATGCGCAAGTCGATGGCCACAAACAATGCGGACGGCCGGGAGAACTGGATACTCCAGGCGCTGCGTAATTCCGACCGGGTCTGGTCGGAAACCCAGGGCAATATCAAGCTGGAAATCTACCGTGTGCAGTAG
- a CDS encoding GtrA family protein yields the protein MQRFRTFSERTGKPDDEVDTTARRRTGMFSRALPRRNPMAGLPGLAVRFAVVGGGGVLVNTVVLFVLYHWAGLPLLAASSIAVEIAVVHNYLLNDRWTFAVRTPSLRRFIKFNVTVLGGLAVNVFIVWSLVRAGMHLLMANCLGIAAAFAVNFASSTGWVWGRRSR from the coding sequence ATGCAGCGTTTCCGAACGTTCAGCGAGCGCACCGGCAAGCCGGATGACGAGGTGGATACCACCGCCCGGAGGCGTACCGGGATGTTCTCGCGCGCCCTCCCGAGGCGGAACCCGATGGCGGGCCTGCCCGGTCTGGCCGTGCGTTTCGCGGTGGTCGGCGGGGGCGGAGTGCTGGTGAACACGGTGGTCCTCTTCGTCCTCTACCACTGGGCCGGACTGCCGCTGCTGGCGGCGTCGTCGATAGCGGTGGAAATCGCCGTGGTCCACAACTATCTGCTGAACGACCGGTGGACCTTCGCGGTGCGCACCCCGTCCCTCAGACGATTCATCAAGTTCAACGTCACCGTCCTGGGCGGGCTCGCGGTGAATGTGTTCATCGTCTGGTCACTGGTGCGGGCCGGAATGCATTTGCTGATGGCCAATTGTCTCGGCATCGCGGCGGCGTTCGCGGTCAACTTCGCATCGAGTACCGGCTGGGTCTGGGGGAGGCGAAGCCGATGA
- a CDS encoding PAS domain S-box protein produces the protein MGDNRIDVVVADDDPAVREALADLIDSHPNLELVGLAINHEQAVRAAVEHRPQVVIMDVHMPRGDAPSSVRAIRDQVPGARVVALSAHGDRETVLTMLAVGASGYLVKGTPAEEILEAVVRASRDQFSMSAELLADCAEPLRRAERASWRFEDLVGNRLEESYLELLGHAPCGVLIVGSRGRIEYANAHARHMFGYGSAELRDKRLRDLVPERYHTASEQLIGRVFTAPSAMSGRRRDGTEFPAQFSGGHLQGRQPRGVVFVADLGPLRAAESRFRQLIESSPDAMVIVDADGRIQAANNRTEALFGYDRDHLTGRAVEALLPDQPLTVSLREWDDSLEEPLGHSMELVGRRSDAKQFPADVSISPLRTEEGLLTVLTIRDITEVQRAQFVLERSLELLEVTDRDRQALLSHLVHAQEAERGRIAADIHDDTIQVITAASLRLQQLRRRLRDPEEQRVMDKLDETLKLSLSRLRQLIFDLRPSSLEHGCLAGALRGLLEQMRTETGVTYRLEDRLTAHPPAETMALIYRTAQEALVNVRKHAHAKTVHVQLLGLDDGCLVRIVDDGEGYNPLEVESRPGHLGLSLIQERAQIAGGWCRIESEPGSGTTVEFWVPLGDSPDASLGPGPTGSAGLGPVDSPEGDAQP, from the coding sequence ATGGGAGACAACCGGATCGATGTTGTGGTGGCCGATGACGACCCGGCCGTCCGGGAGGCGCTCGCCGACCTCATCGACTCCCACCCGAACCTGGAGCTGGTCGGCCTGGCCATCAACCACGAGCAGGCCGTGCGCGCGGCGGTCGAGCACCGCCCACAGGTCGTGATCATGGATGTGCACATGCCCCGGGGCGACGCCCCGAGCAGCGTCCGGGCCATTCGCGACCAGGTCCCCGGCGCCCGGGTGGTGGCGCTGTCCGCCCACGGCGACCGTGAGACCGTGCTCACCATGCTCGCCGTCGGGGCCAGCGGCTACCTGGTCAAGGGCACTCCCGCGGAGGAGATCCTGGAGGCCGTCGTCCGGGCCTCCCGCGATCAGTTCAGCATGTCCGCGGAGCTCCTCGCCGACTGCGCCGAGCCGCTGCGCCGCGCCGAACGCGCCTCCTGGCGGTTCGAGGACCTGGTCGGCAACCGCCTCGAGGAGTCGTATCTGGAGCTGCTCGGCCACGCGCCGTGCGGCGTCCTGATCGTCGGCTCCCGCGGCCGGATCGAGTACGCCAACGCCCACGCCCGGCACATGTTCGGCTACGGCTCGGCGGAGCTGCGCGACAAGCGGCTGCGGGACCTGGTCCCCGAGCGCTACCACACCGCCTCCGAGCAGCTGATCGGCCGGGTCTTCACCGCGCCGTCGGCGATGAGCGGCCGCCGCCGGGACGGCACCGAGTTCCCCGCCCAGTTCAGCGGCGGCCATCTCCAGGGCCGGCAGCCCCGCGGGGTGGTCTTCGTCGCCGACCTCGGCCCGCTGCGGGCGGCGGAGAGCCGGTTCCGCCAGCTCATCGAGTCCTCCCCGGACGCGATGGTGATCGTGGACGCCGACGGCCGGATCCAGGCCGCCAACAACCGCACCGAGGCGCTCTTCGGCTATGACCGCGACCATCTGACCGGCCGGGCCGTGGAGGCGCTCCTGCCCGACCAGCCGCTCACCGTCTCGCTGCGCGAATGGGACGACAGCCTGGAGGAGCCGCTCGGCCACAGCATGGAGCTGGTCGGCCGGCGCAGCGACGCCAAGCAGTTCCCCGCCGACGTCAGCATCAGCCCGCTGCGTACGGAGGAGGGCCTGCTCACCGTCCTGACCATCCGCGACATCACCGAGGTCCAGCGCGCCCAGTTCGTCCTGGAGCGCAGCCTGGAACTGCTGGAGGTCACCGACCGCGACCGCCAGGCGCTGCTCAGCCATCTGGTGCACGCCCAGGAGGCCGAGCGGGGGCGGATCGCGGCCGACATCCACGACGACACCATCCAGGTGATCACCGCGGCCAGCCTCCGCCTCCAGCAGCTGCGCCGGCGGCTGCGGGACCCGGAGGAGCAGCGGGTGATGGACAAGCTGGACGAGACCCTGAAGCTCTCGCTGAGCCGGCTGCGGCAGCTGATCTTCGACCTGCGGCCGTCCAGCCTGGAGCACGGCTGCCTGGCCGGGGCGCTGCGCGGGCTGCTGGAACAGATGCGCACCGAGACCGGTGTCACCTACCGGCTGGAGGACCGGCTCACGGCCCACCCACCGGCCGAGACGATGGCACTGATCTACCGGACCGCCCAGGAAGCGCTGGTGAACGTGCGCAAGCACGCCCACGCCAAGACGGTCCACGTACAGCTGCTCGGGCTCGACGACGGCTGCCTGGTGCGGATCGTCGACGACGGCGAGGGCTACAACCCGCTCGAGGTGGAGTCCCGCCCCGGCCATCTGGGGCTCTCCCTGATCCAGGAGCGGGCCCAGATCGCGGGCGGCTGGTGCCGGATCGAGAGCGAACCCGGCTCGGGCACCACCGTGGAGTTCTGGGTGCCGCTCGGCGACTCCCCGGACGCGTCGCTCGGCCCCGGCCCCACGGGCTCCGCCGGGCTCGGGCCCGTCGACTCCCCCGAAGGGGACGCGCAGCCGTGA